In one Magnetospirillum sp. genomic region, the following are encoded:
- a CDS encoding ABC transporter ATP-binding protein has translation MSNKSNAPLIELSDVHLKLASQAGEVNILRGVDMTLAQGESLAVIGPSGSGKSTMMMIVAGLERPTSGRVSVLGQDLAALDEDGLALFRRRNVGIVFQAFHLIPTMTALENVAIPLEFAGDKDAWDKAREVLKSVGLGHRTTHYPGQMSGGEQQRTALARAFVAEPALLLADEPTGNLDAGTGHSIVDLMFDLRKRIGTGLLLITHDAALARRCDRAVRMLDGRLTDANTVLAAAQ, from the coding sequence ATGTCGAACAAATCGAATGCCCCTCTGATTGAACTCAGCGATGTCCATCTGAAATTGGCGAGCCAGGCGGGCGAGGTCAATATCCTGCGCGGCGTCGATATGACATTGGCGCAAGGCGAGAGCCTCGCCGTGATCGGCCCGTCGGGCTCCGGCAAATCGACGATGATGATGATCGTGGCCGGGCTCGAGCGGCCGACATCGGGCCGCGTTTCGGTGCTGGGCCAGGATCTGGCCGCCCTCGACGAAGACGGTCTGGCGCTGTTCCGGCGCCGCAATGTCGGCATCGTGTTCCAGGCGTTCCATCTGATCCCGACCATGACGGCCCTTGAAAACGTCGCTATCCCGCTCGAATTCGCGGGCGACAAAGATGCGTGGGACAAGGCGCGGGAGGTGCTGAAATCGGTCGGCCTCGGCCATCGCACGACGCATTATCCGGGCCAGATGTCCGGGGGCGAGCAGCAGCGCACAGCGCTTGCGCGCGCATTTGTGGCCGAGCCTGCCTTGCTGCTGGCGGACGAGCCCACCGGCAATCTCGATGCAGGTACAGGCCATTCGATCGTCGATCTCATGTTCGATCTGCGCAAACGCATCGGCACGGGCCTGCTGCTCATCACGCACGACGCGGCCCTGGCACGGCGCTGCGACCGCGCGGTGCGCATGCTCGACGGCCGCCTGACCGACGCCAACACGGTGCTGGCGGCAGCGCAATGA
- a CDS encoding histidine phosphatase family protein, whose protein sequence is MRLADRHQAPYIAAMKLFSTFFGAVFAALVLVAPAKAAEPVLAATLAAPGHVLLLRHAIAPGTGDPAGMRLGDCATQRNLDAAGRAQAQAIGAGLRQAGIAQARVFTSQWCRARETAEILALGPVVERPAELNSFFDERTAQPAATAALRAFLRTLPADGGLVVLVTHQVNITALTGIFPASGEGVVLRMAPGGEFAVAGRLPPPRR, encoded by the coding sequence TTGAGGCTCGCCGACCGGCACCAAGCGCCCTATATCGCGGCTATGAAGCTTTTTTCGACGTTTTTCGGGGCGGTCTTTGCCGCACTGGTCCTCGTTGCCCCCGCCAAAGCCGCCGAGCCGGTATTGGCCGCCACCCTTGCGGCGCCCGGCCATGTGCTGCTGCTGCGCCACGCGATCGCACCCGGAACGGGCGATCCGGCCGGCATGCGGCTCGGCGATTGCGCAACCCAGCGCAATCTCGATGCAGCGGGCCGCGCCCAAGCGCAGGCGATCGGGGCAGGATTGCGCCAAGCCGGGATTGCCCAAGCGCGCGTGTTCACAAGCCAATGGTGCAGGGCGCGCGAAACCGCCGAAATCCTCGCCCTCGGGCCCGTCGTCGAGCGCCCGGCGGAGCTCAATTCGTTCTTCGACGAACGCACGGCGCAACCTGCGGCAACTGCCGCTTTGCGGGCTTTTCTGCGCACATTGCCCGCCGATGGCGGCTTGGTCGTGCTGGTTACGCACCAGGTCAACATCACGGCCCTTACCGGCATTTTCCCGGCGTCGGGCGAGGGGGTTGTGCTGC
- a CDS encoding NADP(H)-dependent aldo-keto reductase: MEYRKLGMTDLSVSALCLGTMTWGEQNSEADAHAQLDMAVAAGVNFFDAAEMYPVPPRAETFGRTEECLGSWLAKNKAQRGKYVVATKVTGRGNLLPHVRGGAGLDRANILIAVDASLKRLQTDYIDLYQTHSPDRPANRFGQLDYVHQPNASEGAPFEETLGTLADLVKAGKIRHFGVSNETPWGLMRQLGLAAAGAGPRPQAIQNPYSLLNRSFDVGLAEVALRERVGLLAYSPLAMGVLAGTYLGGARPPGARLTLFDRFKRYSTPRAEPAAAAYVRIARDAGLDPAQMALAFVTGRPFVTSNIFGARTLKQLASNLASAELRLSADVLAALDRVHAENPNPCP, from the coding sequence ATGGAATACCGCAAACTTGGGATGACCGATCTGTCGGTCTCGGCCTTGTGCCTTGGCACGATGACGTGGGGCGAGCAGAACAGCGAAGCAGACGCGCATGCGCAGCTCGACATGGCCGTTGCGGCCGGCGTTAATTTTTTCGATGCGGCCGAGATGTATCCGGTCCCGCCGCGCGCCGAAACCTTCGGGCGCACCGAGGAATGTCTCGGCTCGTGGCTTGCCAAAAATAAAGCCCAGCGCGGCAAATACGTCGTTGCCACCAAAGTCACCGGGCGCGGCAATTTGCTGCCGCATGTGCGCGGCGGGGCCGGGCTCGACCGCGCCAATATCCTGATTGCCGTCGACGCGTCGCTCAAAAGGTTGCAGACCGACTATATCGATCTCTACCAGACCCATTCGCCGGACCGCCCCGCCAATCGTTTCGGCCAGCTCGATTATGTCCATCAGCCGAATGCATCGGAAGGTGCCCCGTTCGAGGAAACGCTTGGCACGTTGGCCGATTTGGTGAAGGCCGGCAAAATCCGCCATTTCGGCGTGTCGAACGAAACCCCGTGGGGCCTGATGCGCCAGCTGGGCTTGGCGGCTGCAGGGGCGGGTCCGCGGCCGCAAGCGATTCAGAATCCCTACAGTCTCCTCAATCGCAGTTTCGACGTGGGCTTGGCGGAAGTGGCGTTGCGCGAGCGCGTGGGCCTGCTCGCCTACAGCCCGCTCGCGATGGGCGTTTTGGCCGGCACCTATCTCGGCGGCGCGCGGCCCCCGGGCGCGCGCTTGACGCTCTTCGATCGTTTCAAGCGCTATTCCACGCCGCGTGCCGAACCGGCAGCGGCGGCCTATGTGCGCATTGCGCGCGACGCAGGGCTCGATCCGGCGCAAATGGCGCTCGCCTTCGTGACCGGCCGGCCGTTCGTGACGTCGAACATTTTCGGCGCCAGGACACTCAAACAGCTCGCAAGCAACCTCGCTTCGGCCGAATTGCGGCTGTCGGCTGACGTTCTGGCCGCACTCGACCGCGTGCACGCCGAAAACCCGAATCCCTGCCCCTAA
- a CDS encoding NAD-dependent deacylase, whose amino-acid sequence MQGSIVVLTGAGISKESGLATFRDPDGIWASVRIEDVATPQAFVRDEARVHAFYNARRKGLRDPSVQPNDAHLALAILEANWTGEMLLVTQNVDDLHERAGSQNVRHMHGELNKARCMACGIVAEVGGDIAVNSVCPACAANGALRPHIVWFGEVPFHMEEIEEKLANCALFVAIGTSGHVYPAAGFVEIAAANGARTVELNLEPSATSNAFAERRLGPATQIVPQFVAELLGVVPPA is encoded by the coding sequence ATGCAGGGTTCGATCGTGGTGCTGACCGGGGCGGGGATATCGAAGGAATCGGGGTTGGCAACCTTCCGCGATCCCGACGGCATTTGGGCCAGCGTGCGCATCGAAGACGTTGCGACCCCGCAGGCTTTCGTGCGCGACGAAGCGCGCGTGCACGCTTTCTACAATGCGCGCCGCAAAGGCTTGCGCGACCCTTCCGTGCAGCCCAACGACGCGCATCTCGCCCTTGCGATTCTCGAAGCCAACTGGACGGGCGAGATGCTGCTGGTCACGCAGAACGTGGACGATCTGCACGAGCGTGCGGGCTCGCAGAATGTGCGCCACATGCATGGCGAGCTTAACAAAGCGCGCTGCATGGCGTGCGGCATTGTGGCCGAGGTTGGCGGCGATATCGCCGTCAATTCGGTGTGCCCGGCCTGTGCGGCCAATGGGGCATTGCGCCCCCATATTGTTTGGTTCGGCGAAGTGCCGTTCCACATGGAAGAGATCGAAGAAAAACTCGCGAATTGCGCGCTGTTTGTGGCGATCGGCACGTCGGGCCATGTCTATCCGGCGGCGGGTTTCGTCGAAATCGCCGCCGCAAACGGCGCACGCACGGTCGAACTCAATCTCGAGCCGTCGGCGACCAGCAATGCCTTTGCCGAGCGGCGCTTAGGCCCTGCGACGCAGATCGTGCCGCAATTCGTGGCCGAGCTTCTGGGCGTGGTGCCGCCCGCATGA
- a CDS encoding DUF2306 domain-containing protein, with translation MDRLTPLIAFHISTALLALALGAVMFARPKGTPSHRLTGRIWVASMAATAFGSFWIRHNGHFSWIHLLSAWTLFGLAMAVWNARRGNIQAHRGWMIGLYLGLAIAGAFTLLPSRLLGSLVFGN, from the coding sequence ATGGACCGACTGACGCCATTGATTGCGTTCCATATTTCGACAGCTTTGCTGGCGTTGGCGCTTGGTGCCGTCATGTTCGCGCGGCCCAAAGGAACGCCGAGCCACCGGCTGACCGGACGCATTTGGGTTGCGAGCATGGCGGCCACCGCGTTCGGCTCGTTCTGGATCCGGCACAACGGCCATTTCAGCTGGATCCATCTTCTGTCGGCCTGGACCTTGTTCGGCCTTGCGATGGCCGTTTGGAACGCGCGCCGCGGCAATATCCAAGCCCATCGCGGCTGGATGATCGGGCTCTATCTGGGCCTCGCGATCGCGGGCGCCTTCACGCTGCTCCCGAGCCGCCTGCTCGGCAGCCTCGTTTTCGGAAACTAA
- a CDS encoding FIST C-terminal domain-containing protein, translating into MSTPHPRTASPRIASAEAHGASAAAWGRMAVSVGEALSRDLPGARLGILYATESMAGKLEEALAVVRRVSGIPDWVGAVGHGIVGQREYFNAAALTALAIDLPSDAYRLLPHLTDDLSPLGAHAGWIAAHRPGFGIVHADPRGADTADLIAGIADASDAFLVGGLTAAVEETSQISGRAVAGGVSGVLFAGSVAVATGITQGCMPSGPVHRITAADGNVVIGLDGERALDVFKRDLDIASAAQLRGYAAEMQIALPIPGSDMGDYLVRDFTGIDPAEGLIGVAALVEPGDRLFFARRDRAAAVDDMERMCEGLKRRAPRATGGLYFSCVARGPRLFAADGYERGLLRETFGALPVAGFFCNGEISNARLYGYTGVLALFS; encoded by the coding sequence ATGAGCACGCCGCACCCCCGAACCGCATCGCCGCGCATTGCCTCGGCCGAAGCCCATGGCGCGTCGGCCGCCGCGTGGGGCCGCATGGCGGTCAGCGTCGGCGAGGCGTTGTCGCGCGATCTGCCGGGGGCACGCCTCGGAATTCTCTACGCGACCGAATCGATGGCAGGCAAACTCGAGGAAGCGCTGGCCGTCGTGCGGCGTGTGTCGGGCATTCCCGATTGGGTGGGGGCCGTCGGCCACGGCATTGTCGGCCAACGCGAATATTTCAATGCTGCGGCTTTGACCGCACTCGCGATCGATCTGCCGAGCGACGCCTATCGCCTGCTGCCGCATTTGACCGACGATCTGTCGCCGCTGGGGGCGCATGCCGGCTGGATCGCTGCCCATCGGCCTGGCTTCGGCATCGTGCATGCCGATCCGCGCGGGGCCGACACCGCCGACCTCATCGCGGGTATCGCCGATGCGAGCGACGCGTTTTTGGTGGGCGGGCTTACGGCCGCTGTCGAAGAAACTTCGCAGATCTCTGGGCGCGCGGTTGCGGGCGGCGTGTCGGGCGTGCTGTTCGCAGGTTCGGTTGCGGTCGCAACCGGTATCACGCAAGGCTGCATGCCCTCGGGGCCTGTGCATCGCATAACGGCGGCGGACGGCAATGTTGTGATCGGGCTCGACGGCGAGCGCGCGCTCGACGTGTTCAAGCGCGATCTCGACATTGCGAGTGCGGCCCAGCTGCGTGGCTACGCCGCCGAGATGCAGATCGCCTTGCCGATCCCGGGTTCGGACATGGGCGACTATCTGGTGCGCGATTTCACCGGCATCGATCCGGCCGAAGGGCTGATCGGCGTGGCGGCCTTAGTTGAGCCCGGCGACCGGCTCTTCTTCGCGCGCCGCGACCGGGCGGCGGCCGTCGACGACATGGAACGCATGTGCGAGGGGCTCAAGCGGCGGGCGCCCCGCGCCACCGGCGGGCTTTATTTCAGCTGTGTCGCACGGGGCCCGCGCCTGTTTGCCGCCGACGGCTACGAGCGCGGCTTGCTGCGTGAGACATTCGGCGCCTTGCCCGTCGCCGGCTTTTTCTGCAACGGCGAGATTTCGAACGCGCGGCTTTACGGCTATACCGGCGTTCTCGCGCTGTTTTCGTAA
- the thpR gene encoding RNA 2',3'-cyclic phosphodiesterase — translation MYRLFAALALPEDIVLRLQGLCGGVPGAFWETAENLHLTLRFIGEVPGDVAEDVAYALAGVRHEPFDLELAGVGHFSSGPVVRVLWAGLRKSDALLALRARIEAALRRIDLPSDGRRFIPHVTLAKLADPSVPKVQEWLATHALFKAGPFAVERFALYSSARAGAARIYEREADFLLRT, via the coding sequence ATGTACCGCCTGTTCGCGGCCCTGGCCTTGCCCGAAGATATCGTGCTGCGCCTGCAGGGGCTGTGCGGTGGCGTGCCGGGTGCATTTTGGGAGACGGCTGAAAATCTGCATCTGACATTGCGTTTCATCGGCGAAGTGCCGGGCGACGTCGCCGAAGACGTCGCCTATGCGCTTGCAGGCGTGCGTCATGAACCGTTCGATCTGGAGCTTGCCGGCGTGGGCCATTTTTCGAGCGGACCCGTCGTGCGCGTGCTGTGGGCGGGTTTGCGCAAGTCCGACGCATTGCTTGCCTTGCGTGCGCGCATCGAAGCGGCGTTGCGCCGTATCGATCTTCCGTCCGACGGACGGCGTTTCATCCCGCACGTAACGCTCGCCAAGCTCGCCGATCCGTCGGTTCCGAAAGTGCAGGAATGGCTCGCCACGCACGCGCTCTTCAAGGCGGGGCCGTTTGCGGTCGAACGTTTTGCGCTCTATTCGAGTGCGCGCGCCGGGGCCGCGCGCATCTACGAGCGCGAAGCCGATTTTCTGTTGCGCACATGA
- a CDS encoding arylesterase, with protein sequence MLLGDSLTAGYGLPANQAFPARLDAALRAAGISLGIVNAGVSGDTSAGGLARLEWALGTPPFPEYALVILGANDGLRGLDVAAMERNLDQIVERLKARGVRTMLSGMRAPPNMGSAYTQAFARSFSNVALKHGVPLDPFFLEGVAAVPALNQPDGIHPNAAGVDAVVARLLPALRAFLTAA encoded by the coding sequence TTGCTGCTGGGCGACAGTTTAACGGCGGGCTACGGCCTGCCGGCCAACCAAGCTTTCCCCGCACGCCTCGATGCGGCATTGCGCGCAGCGGGCATTTCGCTCGGCATCGTCAATGCCGGCGTGTCGGGTGATACGTCGGCCGGCGGCTTGGCGCGTCTCGAGTGGGCGCTTGGCACCCCACCATTTCCCGAGTACGCGCTGGTGATTCTGGGGGCAAACGACGGTTTGCGCGGCCTCGACGTGGCGGCGATGGAGCGCAATCTCGACCAGATCGTCGAACGCCTCAAAGCGCGCGGCGTGCGCACGATGCTTTCGGGCATGCGCGCCCCGCCCAATATGGGCAGTGCCTATACGCAAGCCTTCGCGCGGAGTTTTTCGAACGTCGCGCTAAAACACGGAGTTCCGCTCGATCCGTTTTTCCTCGAAGGGGTCGCGGCCGTGCCTGCACTCAACCAGCCAGACGGCATCCACCCGAATGCGGCCGGCGTAGATGCCGTCGTGGCCCGCCTGCTGCCCGCCTTGCGGGCGTTTCTGACGGCGGCTTGA
- a CDS encoding ABC transporter permease → MIKLAADRYSLAFALARRELRGGIKGFRVFMACLMLGVAAIAGVGSLAEGVREALRQDARLLLGGDVELSFTHRRTTPEQQAFLEAAGRVSATQEMRAMARTENERTLVELKAIDALYPLVGKLRLLDDGDLAAALAKRPDGRFGAALEPATLSRLNLKLGDEIEVGDGRFVVSAIIDNEPDRSANLFTLGPRVMVDQAALAVTGLEQPGALIRNQYRVALAPGRNATAWVEELKARFPDAGWRIRGVSEAAPGLQRWVDRIAMFLTLVGLTALLVGGVGVANAVRSYLESRVASIATIKCLGAPGRLVLRLYLMQILALAMAGIIAGLIVGAVVPGVLGPLLAERLGVSARGGIYPLPLIVAGAFGLLTALAFSLWPLARARDVPAAALFRDLVAPVRRWPRGIYILYTAAAVCALAALAIVASLDQRLGAGFCLAALLTFVLFRVAALGVAWLAKRLGHVRHPGLRLALANMHRPGSPTPGIVLSLGLGLTVLVLIAQVQGNFARQLAEQLPQMAPSFFFIDIQRDQLEAFDRLLENHPGVGEVRQVPSLRGRISKLNGVPIEQAVVAPEAQWALGSDRGLTYTGPMPKGTRLVAGEWWPADYAGPPLVSFDAQIARGMGLNVGDTITMNVLGREMEARIANLRAIDWTSLGINFTLTFAPGALEGAPQTWIATAQVADGQEDALERAVTSAFPNISSIRVKRALATARNTVEGIAAAARVTAGLTLIAGTLVLAGAILATQRRRTYDAVMLKVLGAKRSDVMRALVAEFALSGAAAAIVAALVGTFCAWLLVALYMKVEFVILPGALAMTVLGASASVAVLGLAGTWRALGQKAAPLLRNA, encoded by the coding sequence ATGATCAAGCTGGCCGCCGACCGCTATTCGCTGGCCTTCGCACTCGCCCGGCGCGAGCTGCGCGGCGGCATCAAGGGCTTTCGTGTGTTCATGGCGTGCCTGATGCTCGGCGTGGCCGCGATCGCCGGCGTAGGTTCGCTTGCCGAGGGCGTGCGCGAAGCCCTGCGCCAGGATGCGCGCCTGCTGCTCGGCGGCGACGTGGAACTCTCTTTCACGCATCGGCGCACGACGCCGGAACAGCAGGCGTTTCTTGAAGCGGCGGGCCGCGTTTCGGCCACGCAGGAAATGCGCGCGATGGCGCGCACCGAAAACGAGCGCACGCTCGTGGAGCTCAAAGCGATCGACGCGCTCTATCCGCTCGTTGGCAAGCTGCGTTTGCTGGACGACGGCGATTTGGCAGCAGCGCTCGCAAAGCGCCCCGACGGGCGTTTCGGTGCGGCGTTGGAGCCCGCGACCTTGTCGCGGCTCAACTTGAAGCTTGGCGACGAAATCGAAGTCGGCGACGGGCGCTTTGTCGTGAGTGCGATCATCGACAACGAGCCCGACCGTTCGGCCAACCTGTTTACGCTGGGTCCGCGCGTGATGGTGGATCAAGCGGCTTTGGCTGTCACCGGGCTCGAGCAGCCCGGGGCGCTGATCCGCAACCAGTATCGCGTGGCGCTGGCTCCGGGGCGCAACGCGACCGCGTGGGTCGAAGAATTAAAAGCGCGCTTTCCCGATGCGGGCTGGCGCATTCGCGGCGTGAGCGAAGCCGCCCCCGGCCTGCAGCGCTGGGTCGACCGTATTGCGATGTTTTTGACTCTGGTGGGTTTGACCGCGTTGTTGGTCGGCGGCGTAGGTGTGGCCAACGCCGTGCGCAGCTATCTCGAAAGCCGCGTGGCTTCGATCGCAACGATCAAGTGCCTTGGCGCACCTGGCCGCTTGGTGCTGCGGCTTTATCTGATGCAGATCCTCGCCCTCGCCATGGCGGGCATTATCGCAGGCCTTATCGTGGGTGCGGTGGTGCCCGGCGTGCTCGGGCCACTGTTGGCCGAGCGGCTTGGCGTTTCGGCGCGCGGCGGCATATATCCGCTGCCGCTGATAGTGGCGGGCGCCTTCGGCCTGCTCACGGCACTTGCTTTCTCGCTGTGGCCGCTGGCGCGCGCGCGCGACGTGCCGGCCGCCGCTTTGTTCCGCGATCTCGTGGCACCCGTGCGACGTTGGCCGCGTGGCATTTACATCCTCTACACGGCCGCCGCGGTGTGTGCGCTTGCCGCCCTTGCGATCGTCGCTTCGCTCGACCAGCGCTTGGGGGCTGGGTTCTGCTTGGCGGCGCTGCTCACGTTCGTGCTGTTCCGCGTGGCGGCTCTCGGCGTTGCGTGGCTTGCCAAGCGCTTGGGCCATGTGCGCCATCCGGGCCTGCGGCTGGCACTCGCCAACATGCATCGGCCCGGCAGCCCGACGCCGGGCATCGTGCTTTCGCTGGGCTTGGGCCTTACCGTGCTGGTGTTGATTGCCCAGGTGCAGGGCAATTTCGCCCGCCAATTGGCCGAGCAATTGCCGCAGATGGCGCCGTCCTTCTTCTTCATCGACATCCAGCGCGACCAGCTCGAAGCGTTCGACCGGCTGCTCGAAAACCATCCGGGCGTGGGCGAAGTGCGCCAGGTGCCCTCGTTGCGCGGGCGCATCTCAAAGCTCAACGGCGTGCCGATCGAGCAGGCCGTCGTGGCACCCGAAGCGCAATGGGCCCTCGGCTCGGATCGCGGCCTTACCTATACGGGGCCGATGCCCAAGGGCACGCGGCTCGTGGCCGGCGAATGGTGGCCGGCCGACTATGCCGGGCCGCCGCTCGTGTCGTTCGACGCGCAGATCGCGCGCGGCATGGGCCTCAATGTCGGCGACACGATCACGATGAACGTGCTCGGCCGCGAGATGGAAGCGCGCATCGCCAATCTGCGCGCCATCGACTGGACGAGCCTCGGCATCAACTTCACGCTGACCTTCGCCCCCGGCGCCCTCGAAGGTGCACCGCAGACGTGGATCGCGACCGCCCAGGTCGCCGACGGCCAGGAAGACGCGCTCGAGCGCGCCGTCACATCCGCCTTCCCGAACATCTCCTCGATCCGCGTTAAGCGCGCGCTCGCGACCGCGCGCAACACGGTCGAGGGCATTGCCGCCGCCGCCCGCGTGACGGCCGGCTTGACGCTGATCGCCGGCACGTTGGTGCTGGCGGGCGCCATCCTCGCCACACAACGCCGGCGCACATACGATGCCGTGATGCTCAAAGTGCTCGGCGCCAAGCGCAGCGATGTAATGCGCGCCCTTGTGGCCGAGTTCGCCCTTTCGGGGGCTGCCGCCGCCATCGTGGCAGCCCTTGTCGGCACATTCTGCGCCTGGCTGCTCGTCGCACTCTACATGAAGGTCGAGTTCGTAATCCTGCCGGGGGCACTTGCCATGACCGTTCTGGGCGCATCGGCAAGCGTGGCCGTGCTCGGGCTTGCGGGCACGTGGCGAGCACTGGGGCAGAAGGCGGCACCCTTGCTGCGCAATGCCTAG
- the zapE gene encoding cell division protein ZapE: protein MTALLDAYRAKLAEGEIKPDPAQAFAVEKLETLSRALLAYKPDPRPGFWRASLGFARKFGAEQRGAPPTGLYFFGGVGRGKSMLMDLFFAHAASEKKRRVHFHAFMLEVHARIHAWRQTAEAKKGDGDPIPPLAAAFAEEAFLLCFDEFQITNIADAMILGRLFEALFAKGVVVVATSNIEPDDLYLNGLQRERFLPAIELLKQKLDVLALDGGIDYRRIRIRGLPVYHTPLGPAATGELEKAFSTLTEGAIVGPATLDVGGRDLELARTGGGVAFASFADLCMKALGSGDYLALARNFHTLVLDGVPVLDPEKRNEARRFVNLIDALYEHRAKLVMAADAAPEDLHAKGDHAFEFQRTASRLFEMQSQDYLAAPHLGG, encoded by the coding sequence ATGACCGCCCTGCTCGACGCCTACCGGGCCAAGCTCGCAGAGGGCGAAATCAAGCCCGATCCCGCCCAAGCCTTCGCGGTCGAAAAGCTCGAGACGCTGTCGCGCGCGCTGCTTGCCTACAAGCCCGACCCGCGGCCGGGCTTCTGGCGCGCGTCGCTGGGTTTTGCGCGCAAATTCGGCGCCGAGCAGCGCGGTGCCCCCCCCACGGGCCTCTATTTCTTCGGCGGCGTGGGGCGCGGCAAATCGATGCTCATGGATCTGTTCTTCGCGCATGCCGCCAGCGAAAAAAAGCGCCGCGTGCATTTCCACGCCTTCATGCTGGAGGTGCACGCGCGCATCCATGCTTGGCGCCAGACGGCGGAAGCAAAAAAGGGCGACGGCGATCCGATCCCGCCTTTGGCGGCGGCCTTTGCCGAGGAAGCCTTTTTGCTGTGCTTCGACGAGTTCCAGATCACCAATATCGCCGACGCGATGATCCTCGGCCGCCTGTTCGAGGCGTTGTTCGCCAAGGGTGTGGTCGTGGTGGCGACGTCGAATATCGAACCCGACGATCTCTATCTGAACGGGCTGCAGCGCGAGCGGTTTTTGCCGGCGATCGAACTTCTGAAGCAGAAGCTCGACGTGCTGGCCCTCGATGGCGGCATCGACTATCGGCGCATCCGCATACGCGGCCTGCCGGTCTACCACACGCCGCTGGGGCCGGCGGCGACGGGCGAACTCGAAAAAGCTTTTTCGACTCTGACGGAGGGAGCGATCGTGGGGCCCGCTACGCTCGATGTCGGCGGGCGCGATCTTGAACTGGCGCGCACGGGCGGCGGTGTCGCGTTCGCGTCGTTCGCCGATCTGTGCATGAAGGCGCTTGGCTCGGGCGACTATCTTGCCCTTGCGCGCAATTTCCACACGTTGGTGCTCGATGGCGTGCCGGTGCTCGACCCTGAAAAGCGCAACGAGGCGCGCCGCTTCGTGAACCTCATCGACGCGCTCTACGAACATCGCGCCAAGCTCGTGATGGCCGCCGACGCTGCCCCTGAAGACCTGCACGCCAAAGGCGACCACGCCTTCGAATTCCAGCGCACCGCGAGCCGACTTTTCGAAATGCAGAGCCAGGACTATCTCGCCGCGCCGCATTTGGGCGGTTGA
- a CDS encoding YdeI/OmpD-associated family protein produces the protein MKAKQTNPDDRLRVEVRSRAELHKWLAKNHARKEAIWLVTWKKGGSVPHLPWPEIVDEALCFGWIDSLPRKLDDARTMLLLSPRRAGSGWSAINKKKAEALIAAGRIAPPGLAAIARAKKDGSWTKLDAAHALEMPADLAASLAAAAPATANFTAFSPSSRRAILEWIGAAKKPETRAKRIAETAHLAQRNIKANHPNARQAP, from the coding sequence ATGAAGGCAAAACAAACCAACCCGGACGACCGTCTGCGCGTCGAGGTCAGATCGCGCGCCGAACTGCACAAGTGGCTGGCCAAGAACCATGCGCGCAAAGAAGCGATCTGGCTCGTGACCTGGAAAAAGGGCGGGTCCGTGCCGCATCTGCCCTGGCCCGAGATCGTCGACGAGGCGTTGTGTTTCGGCTGGATCGACAGCCTGCCGCGCAAGCTCGACGACGCGCGCACGATGCTGCTGCTGTCGCCGCGCCGGGCGGGCAGCGGCTGGTCGGCCATCAACAAGAAAAAGGCCGAAGCGCTGATCGCGGCCGGCCGCATCGCGCCGCCCGGTTTGGCAGCAATCGCGCGCGCCAAAAAAGACGGCAGCTGGACCAAGCTCGATGCCGCGCACGCGCTCGAAATGCCGGCCGATCTTGCGGCTTCGTTGGCCGCCGCCGCACCGGCGACCGCCAATTTCACGGCCTTCAGCCCGTCCTCGCGGCGCGCCATTCTGGAATGGATCGGGGCCGCCAAGAAGCCGGAAACGCGCGCCAAGCGTATTGCCGAAACCGCGCACTTGGCGCAGCGCAACATCAAAGCAAACCATCCGAATGCACGCCAAGCGCCTTGA